One stretch of Cedecea neteri DNA includes these proteins:
- the ybcJ gene encoding ribosome-associated protein YbcJ: MATFSLGKHPHVELCDLLKLEGWCESGAQAKAVIAEGLVKVDGEVETRKRCKIVAGQTVTFESLSITVQP; encoded by the coding sequence ATGGCGACCTTCTCATTAGGTAAACACCCCCACGTTGAACTGTGCGACTTGCTCAAGCTGGAAGGCTGGTGCGAAAGCGGCGCCCAGGCAAAGGCGGTGATTGCCGAAGGCCTCGTGAAGGTGGACGGTGAAGTTGAAACCCGCAAGCGCTGCAAAATCGTTGCGGGCCAGACCGTAACCTTCGAAAGCCTGAGCATTACCGTTCAGCCTTAA
- the folD gene encoding bifunctional methylenetetrahydrofolate dehydrogenase/methenyltetrahydrofolate cyclohydrolase FolD, with translation MAAKIIDGKTIAQQVRLEVAEKVRARTAAGKRAPGLAVVLVGANPASQIYVANKRKACEEVGFVSRSYDLPETTSEAELLGLIDDLNADAEIDGILVQLPLPAGIDNVKVLERIDPDKDVDGFHPYNIGRLCQRAPRLRPCTPRGIVTLLERYNIDTYGLNAVIIGASNIVGRPMSMELLLAGCTTTVTHRFTKNLRQHVENADLVIVAVGKPGFIPGEWIKEGAIVVDVGINRLESGKVVGDVIYDEAAAKASYITPVPGGVGPMTVATLIQNTLQACEEYHDVDGE, from the coding sequence ATGGCAGCAAAGATTATTGACGGTAAAACGATTGCGCAGCAGGTACGGCTTGAAGTTGCTGAAAAAGTAAGAGCCCGAACTGCCGCAGGAAAACGTGCCCCTGGTCTGGCCGTTGTATTGGTGGGAGCGAACCCTGCATCCCAGATTTATGTTGCGAACAAACGCAAAGCCTGCGAAGAGGTTGGGTTCGTTTCCCGCTCTTACGATTTGCCAGAAACCACCAGCGAAGCGGAGCTGTTAGGGCTGATTGATGACCTGAATGCCGACGCTGAAATTGACGGTATTCTGGTGCAGCTGCCTCTGCCTGCCGGGATTGATAACGTCAAAGTTCTCGAACGTATCGACCCGGATAAAGACGTAGACGGTTTCCATCCGTATAACATTGGCCGCCTGTGCCAGCGTGCGCCGCGCCTGCGTCCGTGTACGCCACGCGGTATCGTTACGCTGCTTGAACGTTACAACATCGACACCTACGGCCTGAACGCGGTGATCATTGGTGCGTCCAACATCGTGGGCCGCCCGATGAGTATGGAGCTGCTGTTGGCCGGCTGCACCACCACCGTAACGCATCGCTTTACTAAAAACCTGCGTCAGCACGTCGAGAACGCCGACCTCGTGATTGTGGCGGTGGGCAAACCGGGCTTTATTCCGGGCGAGTGGATTAAAGAAGGCGCTATCGTGGTGGACGTCGGCATTAACCGCCTGGAAAGCGGGAAAGTGGTCGGCGACGTAATTTATGATGAAGCCGCCGCTAAAGCCTCGTATATTACGCCGGTTCCGGGTGGCGTTGGCCCAATGACCGTGGCCACCCTAATTCAGAATACCTTGCAGGCCTGCGAGGAATATCATGATGTCGATGGAGAGTAA
- a CDS encoding ABC transporter permease, giving the protein MHVLTKHISKKTSVVNDLIVGFIIAACIILFIYGWQGMHTPFNGYSLPDVNLDYHLLPYYTLRTTMRLLIGLFYSMLFSIVFAVLAAKYAPMRRVILPFVNFMESVPLVGFLTFTTGFFLGLYPHSVMGLEGLAIFAVFTAQAWNMMLTLYQTLKVVPDELSEATEAFGYNPWQKFWRLGFIYSFPGLLWNTMVSQSAAWFALVASEMLTVGDGSTNLPGVGSYIGIALQNGSLHGVTLGVLALIINIIIFDQLLFRPLVRYAHQFKYEDVSDRKVPGSWFYQCLSQSHIGLGLGRACKQLSIFWLFVMPKAWYGLKLNRLFGFLAQMNWLWSSLWYLAIVVGCIYYGHQLWLFIPKEYLASLPGLMGLTAARVIGAMVLSVIIFTPLGVWIGLRPNLVRFFQPIIQVLAAVPANVFYPLIAFMIVAWHQNLGTWTIPMIMLGTQWYVLFNVIAGTSMIPSQLVEASRVFHLRGLLWWTRFTLPAVFPYIVTGVISAAGGAWNTAIAAEVLSWGKITLQTHGLGAFISLASDAGQNPQEALGCLAMCFMVLLCIIFVWQPMYRFAETRFKFD; this is encoded by the coding sequence ATGCATGTTTTAACAAAACACATAAGCAAGAAGACTTCTGTTGTGAACGATTTGATTGTTGGCTTTATTATAGCAGCCTGCATTATTTTGTTCATTTATGGTTGGCAGGGAATGCACACCCCTTTTAACGGGTACTCTTTACCAGATGTTAATCTGGATTATCATTTGCTCCCCTATTATACATTGCGTACAACTATGCGATTGCTTATAGGGCTTTTTTATTCAATGCTCTTTTCGATAGTGTTTGCTGTATTAGCCGCAAAATATGCTCCTATGAGGCGAGTTATTTTGCCTTTCGTGAATTTTATGGAGTCAGTTCCTTTAGTTGGTTTTCTGACATTTACGACGGGTTTTTTCCTCGGACTTTATCCTCACAGCGTGATGGGGCTTGAAGGGCTGGCGATTTTCGCCGTCTTTACTGCACAAGCCTGGAATATGATGCTGACGTTATACCAGACGCTAAAAGTCGTACCTGATGAGCTATCCGAAGCCACTGAGGCTTTTGGTTATAATCCGTGGCAAAAATTCTGGCGCCTGGGATTCATCTATTCGTTCCCGGGTTTGCTGTGGAATACGATGGTCTCTCAGTCCGCGGCCTGGTTTGCGCTGGTCGCCTCAGAGATGCTTACCGTAGGGGATGGTAGCACTAATTTGCCCGGAGTAGGGTCGTATATCGGTATCGCTTTACAGAATGGCAGCCTCCACGGCGTCACCCTGGGAGTTTTAGCCCTTATTATCAATATTATCATCTTCGATCAGCTGCTATTCCGCCCGCTGGTTCGCTATGCGCATCAGTTCAAATACGAGGATGTTAGTGACAGAAAAGTACCCGGCTCATGGTTCTATCAATGCCTTAGTCAATCACATATCGGGCTGGGCTTAGGGCGCGCATGTAAACAATTGTCCATATTCTGGTTATTTGTTATGCCTAAAGCGTGGTATGGACTAAAGCTAAACCGGCTTTTTGGTTTCCTTGCACAAATGAATTGGCTATGGTCCAGCCTTTGGTATCTGGCTATCGTGGTCGGCTGCATTTATTACGGGCATCAGCTGTGGCTGTTTATTCCTAAGGAGTACCTGGCTTCACTTCCTGGCTTAATGGGGCTAACCGCCGCTCGAGTCATCGGCGCAATGGTGTTAAGCGTTATTATCTTTACGCCTCTGGGCGTATGGATTGGCCTGCGGCCAAACCTTGTGCGCTTTTTCCAGCCGATTATTCAGGTGCTGGCCGCGGTGCCTGCTAACGTCTTTTATCCATTGATAGCCTTTATGATTGTTGCCTGGCATCAGAATTTGGGCACATGGACAATTCCAATGATTATGTTGGGCACACAATGGTACGTGCTGTTTAACGTCATTGCCGGAACCTCCATGATCCCAAGTCAACTCGTGGAAGCAAGCCGGGTCTTTCATCTCCGTGGCTTACTCTGGTGGACGCGATTCACACTCCCCGCAGTGTTTCCTTACATCGTGACCGGCGTCATTTCTGCGGCCGGGGGAGCCTGGAATACCGCTATCGCTGCGGAAGTGCTGAGCTGGGGAAAAATTACCTTACAGACGCACGGACTCGGAGCCTTTATTTCTCTTGCCAGTGATGCGGGCCAAAACCCGCAGGAAGCCCTGGGCTGCCTGGCTATGTGCTTCATGGTTCTGCTGTGCATTATTTTTGTCTGGCAGCCTATGTACCGTTTTGCAGAGACGCGTTTCAAATTCGATTAA
- a CDS encoding cation diffusion facilitator family transporter has protein sequence MNGNNYRSHFRASETKKCTLVSIFLNSFLSIFQIIAGVLSGSQGLIADGIHSLSDLSSDFVVLIANKKGQKGCDDDHHYGHLRFENGGKLIIGAILLLVGLGMVWSAGGNLLHNSLPQEIKPLAIWVAIIALVIKETLFRYMLFVGKRIQSSLLIANAWHARSDAASSVIVAIGIIGNMLGYHMMDSIAALIVGLFITRMGYHFSSDALQDLMDRSVDADLEHQIRVCLLSTAGVAGVHDLKTRKMGDYALIDVHLEVNGDLSIREGHEIATEARNRVMAVFDVLNVMVHIDPGDSGR, from the coding sequence ATGAATGGAAATAACTATAGGTCTCATTTTCGTGCGTCTGAAACAAAAAAATGCACGCTGGTCAGTATTTTCCTCAATTCTTTCTTATCTATATTTCAAATTATAGCTGGTGTTTTATCAGGTTCGCAGGGACTCATTGCAGATGGGATTCATTCTCTTTCAGATCTCTCTTCTGATTTTGTCGTTTTAATTGCTAATAAGAAAGGCCAGAAGGGGTGTGATGACGACCATCACTACGGCCATTTGCGCTTTGAAAACGGCGGAAAGCTCATTATCGGGGCGATTCTTCTTTTAGTTGGTTTGGGGATGGTCTGGTCAGCTGGGGGAAATCTTCTTCATAACAGCTTGCCTCAGGAGATAAAACCTTTAGCGATATGGGTAGCTATCATCGCGCTGGTGATTAAAGAGACGCTTTTCCGCTATATGCTGTTTGTTGGTAAACGTATCCAGTCTTCTTTGCTGATTGCAAATGCCTGGCATGCTCGATCCGATGCGGCCTCTTCAGTCATTGTGGCGATTGGGATTATCGGGAATATGCTGGGATATCATATGATGGATTCGATTGCTGCTTTGATTGTCGGCCTCTTTATTACCCGGATGGGCTACCACTTTTCCTCAGACGCTCTTCAGGATTTAATGGATCGTTCTGTTGACGCTGATTTAGAACATCAAATAAGAGTTTGCCTGTTGTCTACGGCAGGTGTGGCAGGGGTCCATGATTTGAAAACACGCAAAATGGGCGACTACGCTCTGATTGATGTTCACCTTGAAGTCAACGGAGATCTTTCTATCCGCGAAGGCCATGAAATCGCTACAGAAGCCAGAAATAGGGTGATGGCCGTTTTTGATGTACTTAATGTCATGGTTCATATTGACCCCGGAGATAGCGGCCGTTAG
- a CDS encoding DUF4354 family protein, producing the protein MKVLTLVSSLALAGFCFSAVAETPANIAVYATHKSTGSMSVGGKSAYTNTFEVMVANVSDKDIDLSKVCLKATAPDHKEFALDTVDEALSKGSLRAGKMVKGIAVFASEDAKVNDALLITLSAECK; encoded by the coding sequence ATGAAGGTACTTACTCTTGTTTCATCTCTGGCGTTGGCTGGTTTTTGTTTTTCCGCGGTAGCTGAAACACCTGCAAACATTGCCGTTTATGCTACGCATAAATCCACCGGTTCTATGTCCGTGGGTGGGAAAAGTGCTTATACCAACACCTTTGAAGTGATGGTTGCAAACGTCTCTGATAAAGACATTGATCTCTCGAAGGTGTGTCTGAAAGCAACCGCTCCAGACCACAAAGAATTTGCATTGGACACCGTAGATGAAGCTTTGTCTAAAGGCTCGTTAAGGGCAGGTAAAATGGTTAAAGGTATTGCTGTTTTCGCCTCCGAAGATGCGAAAGTTAATGACGCGTTGCTGATTACCCTTTCCGCTGAATGCAAGTAA
- a CDS encoding LeoA/HP0731 family dynamin-like GTPase, whose translation MNSVNPVKESHQDDLAWLFRDLNLLPRTVFVLSRFDEVADIEDDWDYREKLKIKKDNVISRLKTLINLTGREAEYIKIVAISANPFGEGTSYWLEHLDEFKKISRIATLQDATRQNITQNGGVTPIVLEAQKSMIQDVLGKQMPLVRQRQNLLDSELTQLSDTAKHLNEELAPMEIKIANVRVGLMDFVSDYFTSLIRQVKGTDLTTFNDFYDSEIGTDGILLNTEIEKEFSRQCQSVSSSLNRISLDFDNEITRFETSVGADLAAKGISSLKNIKLNNTHILAARDGIVSAGKMVGVDLAKYLKFKPWGAVNFAAKANAIFAAAGLIMEAFDSYKKAKAEAEFREVVAQIVSILDEQRKGLLDSLNQDDFINQLFPIYKKLQESLGIVLQANEETTSRKKSFDEWQREGALIEGEYRIIAENHA comes from the coding sequence ATGAACTCGGTTAATCCAGTCAAGGAAAGTCATCAGGATGACTTAGCTTGGCTCTTCCGTGATTTAAATTTATTGCCAAGAACGGTTTTTGTTTTAAGTCGATTTGATGAAGTCGCTGATATAGAAGATGACTGGGATTATCGTGAAAAACTGAAAATAAAAAAAGATAACGTTATTAGCCGGTTGAAAACCTTAATCAATCTGACCGGGCGAGAGGCAGAATATATAAAAATTGTTGCTATATCAGCCAATCCATTTGGTGAGGGCACATCTTACTGGCTGGAGCATTTAGATGAATTTAAGAAAATATCACGTATTGCCACTTTACAAGATGCCACTCGCCAAAACATCACACAAAACGGCGGGGTAACGCCGATTGTATTGGAAGCACAGAAAAGTATGATCCAGGATGTATTGGGTAAACAAATGCCTTTAGTACGGCAACGACAAAATTTATTAGACAGTGAGTTGACCCAGTTATCTGATACAGCCAAACATCTGAACGAAGAACTTGCGCCGATGGAAATTAAAATTGCCAATGTTCGCGTGGGATTAATGGATTTTGTCAGTGATTATTTCACTTCACTCATCCGCCAGGTCAAAGGTACGGACTTAACAACCTTTAACGATTTTTATGACAGTGAAATTGGTACAGACGGCATTTTATTGAATACCGAAATTGAAAAGGAATTTAGTCGTCAGTGCCAATCTGTTTCCAGCAGTTTAAATCGCATCAGCCTGGATTTTGACAATGAAATTACCCGCTTTGAAACATCTGTAGGCGCTGATTTAGCCGCTAAAGGTATTTCCAGTCTGAAAAATATTAAATTAAATAATACCCATATTTTAGCTGCTCGCGACGGTATAGTTTCTGCTGGCAAAATGGTGGGCGTAGATTTAGCCAAGTACTTGAAATTCAAGCCATGGGGAGCTGTTAATTTTGCTGCTAAAGCTAATGCTATATTTGCAGCAGCAGGTCTCATTATGGAGGCTTTTGATAGTTATAAAAAAGCTAAGGCTGAAGCCGAATTCCGTGAGGTAGTGGCACAAATTGTTTCAATACTAGACGAGCAACGAAAAGGCTTACTGGACTCTTTAAATCAGGATGATTTTATTAATCAGCTTTTTCCTATATATAAAAAATTGCAAGAAAGCCTCGGCATTGTTTTACAGGCGAACGAAGAGACCACCAGCCGTAAGAAATCGTTTGATGAGTGGCAGCGTGAAGGGGCTCTTATTGAAGGGGAGTATCGTATCATCGCCGAAAATCACGCTTAA
- a CDS encoding GTPase: MSNTVAEFKHQQEKTRQALQKLAAFIEKGRIFGLKPDPTQMEKLATALKTSEDGILKVALIGGFSEGKTSIAAAWLERLNGSMNISQQESSNEVQVYRLDDDIELIDTPGLFGFKEQVNSEGEIEKYKETTKNMSVKHI, translated from the coding sequence ATGAGTAATACTGTAGCTGAATTTAAACATCAGCAGGAGAAAACCCGCCAGGCACTGCAAAAGCTAGCGGCGTTTATTGAAAAAGGCCGTATCTTCGGCTTGAAGCCGGATCCAACTCAGATGGAAAAACTGGCCACGGCTCTGAAGACTTCTGAAGATGGGATCTTAAAAGTTGCCCTGATTGGCGGCTTTTCCGAAGGAAAAACATCCATTGCCGCAGCCTGGCTGGAGCGGTTAAACGGCAGTATGAACATTAGCCAACAAGAATCATCCAACGAAGTGCAGGTATATCGTTTGGATGATGACATTGAGTTAATTGATACACCTGGACTATTTGGCTTTAAGGAGCAGGTAAATAGCGAAGGTGAAATTGAAAAATATAAAGAAACTACAAAAAATATGTCAGTGAAGCACATTTAG
- a CDS encoding AAA family ATPase, whose protein sequence is MSELSNETYELIQNKIQSVIQRLSEQQREGRLAKDISGAMENLAQLNNQIQAELEKLKASSEWKRFTIAFYGETNAGKSTLIEALRLQLGEKTKQESQRRFKEIQQRFGLTQEAFDEVRRVIMDTERAIEVVRQELAGLSKKYAVPIMQAELAVSQEEENAVQESAVLDLQHNKAISDLMLEISRLNELLEKVKAERKWWQKIIARFSTSPSPEEKQFAEITQHFSKTEKQQEIEKKELIDHHHGLIQQASTALAELQTQKQHEHNQVAEREQELQEALRKAEDERSRLDNEVLKLTEFADGQIIGDGRSDFTRVNTSFDFDLNGHSFSLIDVPGIEGDEAVVSAPIEEAVRKAHAVFYVTRTARPPQTNDDSPGSAQGTLEKIKKHLGAQSEVWSIYNHPARSPRQLTLPVLNNDIVNGLAAMDEKLKAELKEQYCGSLAISAHPAYLALTECVAPGSKDAADQRKFLDQFGGPEAILSLSGLTDFITRLQTTIISNYRDKIKRSNKNKAYETLRNSLDEFRAPQTHFSELEKNVKSEVLHAQSQINISLEEFIGSLDIVGGKIRRAFRDRVQKEIYDEIESNISNDEFKRSFNQTLELNAENIKNNLKKSIDKEADALGEKIRGIITRSSQHLKNIVTAQNNNFDLQSNFKININVDNGLKVGGLVAGGIGAALGVVFLASNPVGWTVAFVGGVLALLGSLVGIAKSVWGVFDSNYKKAQQKKEADKVLREADNTIEKEINKIIAKIKYEVSVEMKKIKHQLEEPVKQCIAINALFNQVDVELTAIARDIKY, encoded by the coding sequence ATGAGTGAACTATCCAATGAAACCTATGAGCTCATCCAAAATAAAATTCAAAGTGTTATCCAGAGATTATCGGAGCAGCAGCGCGAAGGTCGTTTAGCAAAAGACATTTCTGGGGCGATGGAAAACTTAGCACAGCTCAATAATCAGATACAGGCTGAACTGGAAAAGTTAAAAGCAAGCAGTGAATGGAAACGCTTTACCATCGCTTTTTATGGCGAAACCAATGCGGGTAAATCCACTTTGATTGAAGCACTACGCTTGCAACTGGGTGAAAAGACCAAGCAGGAAAGCCAGCGCAGGTTTAAAGAAATTCAGCAACGGTTCGGTCTAACCCAGGAAGCATTTGACGAAGTGCGACGTGTGATTATGGATACGGAACGGGCTATTGAGGTGGTTCGTCAAGAGCTTGCTGGGTTGTCGAAAAAATATGCTGTACCGATCATGCAGGCAGAGTTGGCCGTTAGCCAGGAAGAGGAAAATGCCGTGCAGGAATCTGCAGTATTAGACCTGCAGCATAACAAGGCTATAAGCGATCTTATGTTAGAAATTTCCAGGCTAAATGAGCTGCTGGAAAAAGTTAAAGCCGAGCGAAAATGGTGGCAAAAAATTATCGCACGGTTTTCAACATCCCCATCCCCCGAAGAAAAACAGTTCGCAGAAATAACGCAGCATTTTTCAAAAACAGAAAAACAGCAAGAAATTGAAAAGAAAGAACTTATTGATCATCATCACGGACTGATACAGCAGGCATCTACCGCCCTGGCTGAACTTCAGACACAAAAACAACATGAACACAATCAAGTTGCTGAAAGAGAACAAGAATTACAGGAAGCGCTGCGAAAAGCTGAGGATGAAAGAAGCCGTTTAGATAATGAAGTATTAAAACTAACCGAATTTGCCGACGGGCAGATCATTGGTGATGGTCGTTCTGATTTTACCCGCGTGAATACCTCTTTTGATTTTGATTTGAATGGACATTCATTTTCTTTAATCGATGTTCCTGGCATCGAAGGCGATGAAGCTGTTGTCAGCGCTCCGATTGAAGAAGCAGTACGTAAGGCCCACGCTGTGTTTTATGTAACTCGTACAGCCCGCCCACCGCAGACGAACGATGATAGCCCAGGAAGTGCACAAGGAACTTTGGAGAAAATCAAAAAGCATTTGGGGGCGCAAAGCGAAGTGTGGTCGATATACAATCATCCAGCCAGGAGCCCACGCCAGTTGACTTTGCCTGTATTGAATAACGACATCGTTAACGGTTTGGCGGCAATGGATGAAAAACTAAAAGCAGAATTGAAAGAACAATACTGCGGAAGTTTGGCTATTAGTGCGCACCCCGCTTACCTTGCGCTCACGGAATGCGTTGCACCCGGTAGTAAAGATGCTGCCGATCAGCGAAAGTTTTTAGATCAATTTGGTGGCCCTGAGGCTATTTTATCGTTAAGTGGTTTAACAGATTTCATCACTCGCCTGCAAACAACAATTATTAGTAACTATCGAGATAAAATAAAACGATCAAATAAAAATAAAGCCTATGAAACATTAAGAAATTCTTTGGATGAATTTAGGGCGCCGCAAACCCATTTTTCCGAGCTGGAAAAAAATGTAAAGAGCGAAGTACTCCATGCTCAATCACAAATAAATATTAGCCTGGAAGAATTCATTGGCAGCCTTGATATTGTAGGTGGCAAAATTCGCCGTGCTTTTCGCGATCGGGTACAAAAAGAAATTTATGATGAGATTGAAAGTAACATAAGCAATGATGAATTTAAACGATCTTTCAATCAGACGCTTGAGCTGAATGCTGAAAACATTAAAAATAATTTGAAGAAATCAATTGATAAAGAAGCTGACGCGCTTGGTGAAAAAATTAGAGGTATTATTACTCGTTCAAGTCAACATTTGAAAAATATTGTCACTGCTCAAAATAATAACTTTGATTTGCAAAGTAACTTTAAAATAAACATTAATGTTGATAACGGGCTTAAAGTTGGTGGGTTGGTTGCTGGCGGTATCGGCGCCGCGCTTGGCGTTGTTTTCCTGGCGAGTAATCCCGTGGGCTGGACAGTTGCATTTGTTGGCGGCGTTCTGGCCCTGTTGGGTTCTTTGGTCGGAATAGCTAAATCTGTTTGGGGTGTTTTTGATTCTAACTACAAAAAGGCCCAACAGAAAAAAGAAGCAGATAAAGTCCTGCGTGAGGCAGATAATACCATTGAAAAAGAAATCAATAAAATCATCGCTAAAATTAAATATGAAGTTTCCGTAGAAATGAAAAAAATAAAACATCAACTAGAAGAACCGGTTAAGCAATGTATTGCCATTAATGCTTTATTTAACCAGGTTGATGTTGAATTAACCGCCATAGCCCGTGATATTAAATATTAG
- the ygjK gene encoding alpha-glucosidase, with protein MNMTSTLTPLACALLLSFSAHAVTADDFKNVVNRTGAPQYMQDFDYDDHQRFNPFFDLGAWHGHLLPDGPATMGGFPGPALLTEEYINFMSTNFDRLTVYQNGKKLAFTMQAYSIPGALIQKLSAPGVQVEMTLRFASPHTSLLETKITSSTPLKLVWDGELLEKLEAKEGKALSDKTIDAAFPDYQRRLKATHDGLTVTFGKVRADSALMTSGESQYQIHRSMTTNTEIDGHRFTSTAQINGSTTLYTTYSHLLTAEQVQHEKTQIRDILARPASYLKASEQRWEGYLQKGLTNPDATAEQTRVAVKAIETLNGNWRAPGGAVQHNTVTPSVTGRWFSGNQTWPWDTWKQAYAMAHFNPEIAKENIRAVFSWQIKPGDKVRPQDTGFVPDLIAWNLSPERGGDGSNWNERNTKPSLAAWAVMEVYNVTQDKAWLQEMYPKLVAYHDWWLRNRDHNGNGVPEYGATRDKAHNTAGGAMLFTLKKGTQQEMLSGLKAYESVTAKGDYDSLEIPAQTAASWESGRDDAAVFGFIDKDQLDNYVANGGKRGDWTVKFAENRDRQGNLLGYSLLQESVDQASYMYSDNHYLAEMAGILGKPEDARRYQALAQKLADYINTCMFDPQTKFYYDIRIEAQPLANGCAGKPIVERGKGPEGWSPLFNGAATQQHADGVISVMLDKKEFNTFVPLGTAALTNPAFGPDIYWRGRVWVDQLWFGLKGMARYGHREEALKLADAFFKHAKGLTSDGPIQENYNPLTGAQQGAPNFSWSAAHLYMLYNEFFRNLSVKA; from the coding sequence ATGAATATGACTTCCACCCTGACGCCGCTCGCCTGTGCGCTGCTGCTGAGCTTTTCCGCCCACGCCGTCACGGCCGACGATTTCAAAAATGTGGTTAACCGCACCGGCGCGCCGCAGTACATGCAGGATTTTGATTACGACGATCATCAGCGTTTTAACCCGTTCTTTGATCTCGGCGCGTGGCATGGGCATTTGCTGCCTGACGGCCCGGCAACGATGGGCGGTTTCCCCGGCCCGGCGCTGCTGACGGAAGAGTACATCAACTTTATGTCGACCAATTTTGACCGTCTGACGGTGTACCAGAACGGTAAAAAACTGGCTTTCACGATGCAGGCGTACAGCATTCCCGGCGCGTTAATCCAGAAGCTCTCCGCGCCCGGCGTGCAGGTTGAGATGACGCTACGTTTTGCCAGCCCGCACACCTCACTGCTGGAAACCAAAATCACCAGCAGCACGCCGCTGAAGCTGGTGTGGGACGGAGAGCTGCTGGAAAAGCTTGAGGCCAAAGAGGGGAAAGCGCTGTCGGATAAAACCATCGACGCGGCGTTTCCTGATTATCAACGCCGCCTGAAGGCGACTCATGATGGCCTGACGGTGACTTTTGGCAAGGTGCGCGCCGACTCCGCGCTGATGACCTCCGGTGAATCGCAGTACCAGATTCACCGTTCGATGACGACGAACACTGAAATTGATGGCCACCGTTTTACCAGCACCGCGCAAATTAACGGCTCCACTACGCTGTACACCACCTATTCACACCTGCTGACCGCCGAACAGGTACAGCATGAGAAAACGCAGATTCGAGATATTCTGGCGCGTCCGGCCTCTTACCTGAAAGCTTCCGAACAGCGCTGGGAAGGATATCTGCAAAAAGGGCTGACTAATCCGGATGCCACCGCAGAACAAACTCGCGTGGCGGTAAAAGCCATTGAAACGCTGAACGGTAACTGGCGTGCGCCGGGCGGGGCGGTGCAGCACAACACCGTTACGCCATCGGTCACCGGGCGCTGGTTCTCCGGTAACCAGACCTGGCCGTGGGATACCTGGAAACAGGCTTACGCGATGGCGCATTTCAACCCGGAAATAGCCAAAGAGAACATCCGCGCCGTGTTCTCCTGGCAAATTAAGCCTGGTGATAAGGTTCGCCCGCAGGACACCGGGTTCGTCCCGGACTTGATTGCCTGGAACCTCAGCCCGGAGCGCGGCGGTGACGGCAGCAACTGGAACGAACGTAATACCAAGCCGAGCCTGGCCGCATGGGCGGTGATGGAGGTGTACAACGTCACCCAGGACAAAGCCTGGCTCCAGGAGATGTACCCGAAGCTGGTGGCCTATCACGATTGGTGGTTGCGCAACCGCGACCATAACGGCAATGGCGTGCCGGAATACGGTGCCACGCGCGATAAAGCGCACAATACTGCCGGCGGAGCGATGCTGTTTACCCTGAAAAAAGGGACGCAGCAGGAGATGCTTTCCGGCCTGAAGGCTTATGAAAGCGTGACGGCAAAAGGCGATTACGACAGCCTTGAAATCCCGGCCCAAACTGCGGCGTCGTGGGAGTCCGGGCGCGATGATGCGGCGGTATTTGGCTTTATCGATAAAGATCAGCTGGATAATTACGTCGCGAACGGCGGTAAGCGCGGCGACTGGACGGTGAAATTTGCTGAAAACCGCGATCGGCAGGGCAATTTGCTCGGTTACTCGCTGCTGCAGGAATCGGTTGACCAGGCCAGCTACATGTACAGCGATAACCATTATCTGGCGGAGATGGCGGGTATTTTAGGCAAGCCGGAAGACGCCAGGCGCTATCAGGCGCTGGCACAGAAACTCGCGGATTATATTAATACCTGCATGTTCGACCCGCAGACGAAATTCTATTACGACATCCGTATTGAAGCTCAACCACTGGCGAACGGCTGTGCCGGTAAGCCGATTGTTGAACGAGGTAAAGGACCGGAAGGCTGGTCACCGCTGTTTAACGGTGCAGCAACGCAGCAGCATGCTGACGGTGTTATCTCAGTGATGCTGGATAAAAAGGAGTTCAACACCTTTGTGCCACTCGGTACGGCGGCGTTAACCAACCCGGCGTTTGGCCCGGATATTTACTGGCGCGGGCGTGTCTGGGTCGATCAGCTGTGGTTTGGCTTGAAAGGCATGGCGCGTTACGGCCATCGCGAAGAGGCGCTTAAACTGGCGGATGCATTCTTTAAACACGCCAAAGGCTTAACCTCCGATGGCCCAATTCAGGAAAACTATAATCCGCTGACTGGCGCCCAGCAGGGAGCACCAAACTTCTCCTGGAGTGCGGCACATTTATATATGTTATATAACGAGTTTTTCCGTAACCTTAGCGTTAAAGCCTGA